Proteins encoded by one window of Clostridium perfringens:
- a CDS encoding phospholipase C: MDNMKKILKKMPKVMKKSFKKSNTHDVLLEQANRMVINDNNLYLNNKWFSKSLKWCMDILELNYNVSKSLGWIRPSYSRKPDIMLRSVVTLFSFHFYHGEDKDNYFGRIGKGKTAMCKFIFFGRKALKYRDKGKRRKCMKYLSYSCHYLADMSEPHHVTHHIASPNEKIMNVLKRFDINKIGKGNFSNHRRFENLAQAWIKGDEDITLLLDKNKDKDENILLKGVPTKGEIFSYILKDEGINVFNEDDKKKVLDIYYKNSNLDFDDYCRYLGNESSEYAKELIHDAFKDDTREQALAAIRALNMAEIQLARFLYYFCNYNLKEERFVEPKLKLYNLSLGVS, encoded by the coding sequence ATGGATAACATGAAAAAGATATTAAAGAAAATGCCAAAGGTTATGAAAAAATCTTTTAAAAAATCTAATACCCATGATGTATTATTAGAACAAGCAAATAGAATGGTGATTAATGATAATAATTTGTATTTAAATAATAAGTGGTTTTCTAAATCCCTTAAATGGTGTATGGATATACTTGAACTTAATTACAATGTTAGTAAGAGCTTAGGATGGATTAGGCCCTCATATTCTAGAAAGCCAGATATAATGCTTAGGTCAGTAGTAACCTTATTTTCTTTTCATTTTTATCATGGTGAAGATAAGGATAATTACTTTGGAAGAATTGGAAAAGGTAAAACAGCAATGTGTAAATTTATTTTTTTCGGACGAAAAGCCTTAAAGTATAGGGATAAAGGTAAGAGAAGAAAATGCATGAAGTATTTAAGTTATTCTTGTCACTATTTAGCTGATATGAGTGAACCACATCATGTTACTCATCACATTGCTAGCCCAAATGAAAAAATAATGAATGTATTAAAAAGATTTGATATAAATAAAATAGGAAAAGGAAATTTTTCTAATCATCGTAGGTTTGAAAACTTAGCACAAGCTTGGATAAAGGGAGATGAAGATATAACTCTTTTATTAGATAAAAATAAGGATAAAGATGAAAATATTCTTTTAAAAGGAGTACCTACTAAAGGCGAAATCTTTTCTTATATTCTAAAGGATGAAGGCATTAATGTTTTCAATGAAGATGATAAGAAAAAGGTTTTAGATATATATTATAAAAATAGTAATCTTGATTTTGATGATTATTGTAGATATTTAGGTAATGAAAGTTCAGAATATGCAAAAGAATTAATTCATGATGCCTTTAAGGATGATACTAGAGAACAAGCTTTAGCAGCTATTAGGGCACTTAATATGGCAGAGATTCAGTTAGCTAGATTTTTATATTATTTCTGCAATTATAATCTTAAGGAAGAAAGATTTGTTGAGCCTAAATTAAAATTATATAATTTAAGTTTAGGAGTAAGTTAA
- a CDS encoding aminotransferase class I/II-fold pyridoxal phosphate-dependent enzyme has product MILENMILDNVKNMPPSGIRKYFDLINEMEDVISLGVGEPDFVTPWNVREAGIYSLEQGHTHYSSNAGFIELREEISKYLNRRFSLRYNPKDEILVTVGGSEGIDLALRALVGPGDEVIIPEPSFVAYKGCTAFTGATAKTIDLRACDDFKLTPELLEEAITEKTKVVIIPFPNNPTGAIMNREELQKIVDVLKDRDVIIISDEIYAELSYDEDHVSIASFPEVKEKTIVINGFSKAYAMTGWRLGYVCAHKVLIDAMKKIHQYAIMCSPTTAQYAAIEALKNGDESVFEMAREYNRRRRVLVDGFRSMGLDCFEPLGALYVFPCIKSTGMSSDEFCEKLLLEEKVLAVPGNAFGECGEGFIRACYAASMEDIMEAIKRIRRFVERNNMQGK; this is encoded by the coding sequence ATGATACTAGAGAATATGATATTAGATAATGTTAAAAATATGCCACCTTCAGGCATTAGAAAATATTTTGATTTAATAAATGAAATGGAGGATGTTATTTCTTTAGGGGTTGGGGAGCCTGATTTTGTAACTCCATGGAATGTTAGAGAGGCTGGGATTTATTCTCTAGAGCAAGGACATACTCACTATTCATCAAATGCAGGATTTATAGAGTTAAGAGAAGAGATATCAAAGTATTTAAACAGAAGATTTTCTCTTAGATATAATCCAAAAGATGAAATACTTGTTACTGTTGGGGGAAGTGAAGGGATAGATTTAGCCCTTAGGGCTTTAGTAGGTCCTGGAGATGAGGTTATAATACCTGAGCCAAGCTTTGTAGCTTATAAGGGATGTACAGCATTTACAGGAGCAACTGCCAAGACAATAGATTTAAGAGCTTGTGATGATTTTAAATTAACTCCAGAACTTTTAGAAGAGGCTATAACTGAGAAAACAAAGGTGGTAATAATTCCATTCCCTAATAATCCTACTGGAGCAATAATGAATAGAGAAGAGCTTCAAAAGATTGTGGATGTTTTAAAGGATAGGGATGTAATAATTATTTCTGATGAAATATATGCAGAATTATCCTATGATGAGGACCATGTTTCAATAGCTAGTTTCCCCGAGGTAAAGGAAAAAACTATAGTAATAAATGGATTCTCTAAAGCTTATGCTATGACTGGATGGAGATTAGGATATGTATGTGCTCATAAAGTTTTAATAGATGCTATGAAAAAGATACATCAGTATGCAATAATGTGTTCACCAACAACGGCTCAGTATGCTGCTATTGAGGCTCTTAAAAATGGTGATGAGAGCGTTTTTGAAATGGCAAGGGAATATAATAGAAGAAGAAGAGTATTAGTTGATGGATTTAGAAGTATGGGATTAGATTGCTTTGAACCATTAGGAGCTTTATATGTATTCCCATGTATTAAGTCAACTGGTATGAGTTCAGATGAATTTTGTGAAAAACTTCTTCTTGAAGAGAAGGTACTAGCTGTTCCAGGAAATGCTTTTGGAGAGTGTGGAGAAGGTTTTATAAGAGCTTGTTACGCAGCTTCAATGGAAGATATAATGGAGGCTATAAAGAGAATAAGAAGATTTGTTGAAAGAAATAATATGCAAGGGAAATAG
- a CDS encoding Lrp/AsnC family transcriptional regulator — translation MEEILEVLEKNSRYTDQEIAVMTGKTVEEVREAIRDYEERSIIAGYTTLINWENTGRETVTALIEVQITPQRGVGFDKVAERIYKFPQVKACYLMSSGGFDLTVIVEGKTMKEVAMFVSDKLSIQEYVTGTATHFVLKKYKDHGTIFREKKTDDREMLFI, via the coding sequence ATGGAAGAAATTTTAGAAGTTTTAGAAAAAAACAGTAGGTATACAGATCAAGAAATTGCAGTTATGACAGGGAAAACTGTGGAAGAGGTTAGAGAAGCCATAAGAGATTATGAAGAAAGAAGCATAATCGCTGGTTACACTACTCTTATAAATTGGGAGAATACAGGAAGAGAGACAGTTACAGCCTTAATAGAAGTACAAATAACTCCTCAAAGAGGTGTTGGTTTTGATAAGGTTGCAGAGAGAATATATAAGTTTCCACAGGTTAAAGCTTGTTATTTAATGTCTTCAGGTGGATTTGATTTAACTGTTATTGTAGAAGGAAAAACAATGAAAGAAGTGGCAATGTTTGTTTCAGATAAACTTTCAATTCAAGAATATGTAACAGGAACAGCAACTCACTTTGTACTTAAAAAATACAAAGATCATGGAACAATATTTAGAGAAAAGAAAACAGATGATAGGGAGATGTTATTTATATGA
- the bsh gene encoding choloylglycine hydrolase: MCTGLALETKDGLHLFGRNMDIEYSFNQSIIFIPRNFKCVNKSNKKELITKYAVLGMGTIFDDYPTFADGMNEKGLGCAGLNFPVYVSYSKEDIEGKTNIPVYNFLLWVLANFSSVEEVKEALKNANIVDIPISENIPNTTLHWMISDIKGKSIVVEQTKEKLNVFDNNIGVLTNSPTFDWHVANLNQYVGLRYNQVPEFKLGDQSLTALGQGTGLVGLPGDFTPASRFIRVAFLRDAMIKNDKDSIDLIEFFHILNNVAMVRGSTRTVEEKSDLTQYTSCMCLEKGIYYYNTYENNQINAIDMNKENLDGNEIKTYKYNKTLSINHVN, translated from the coding sequence ATGTGTACAGGATTAGCCTTAGAAACAAAAGATGGATTGCATTTGTTTGGAAGAAATATGGATATTGAATATTCATTTAATCAATCTATTATATTTATTCCTAGGAATTTTAAATGTGTAAACAAATCAAACAAAAAAGAATTAATAACAAAATATGCTGTTCTTGGAATGGGAACTATTTTTGATGATTATCCTACCTTTGCAGATGGTATGAATGAAAAGGGATTAGGATGTGCTGGCTTAAATTTCCCTGTTTATGTTAGCTATTCTAAAGAAGATATAGAAGGTAAAACTAATATTCCAGTATATAATTTCTTATTATGGGTTTTAGCTAATTTTAGCTCAGTGGAAGAGGTAAAGGAAGCATTAAAAAATGCTAATATAGTGGATATACCTATTAGCGAAAATATTCCTAATACAACTCTTCATTGGATGATAAGCGATATAAAAGGAAAGTCTATTGTAGTTGAACAAACAAAGGAAAAATTAAATGTCTTTGATAATAATATTGGAGTATTAACTAATTCACCTACTTTTGATTGGCATGTAGCAAACTTAAATCAATATGTAGGTTTGAGATATAATCAAGTTCCAGAATTTAAGTTAGGAGATCAATCTTTAACTGCTTTAGGTCAAGGAACTGGTTTAGTAGGATTACCAGGGGACTTTACACCTGCATCTAGATTTATAAGAGTAGCATTTTTAAGAGATGCAATGATAAAAAATGATAAAGATTCAATAGACTTAATTGAATTTTTCCATATATTGAATAATGTTGCTATGGTAAGAGGATCAACTAGAACTGTAGAAGAAAAAAGTGATCTTACTCAATATACAAGTTGCATGTGCTTAGAAAAAGGAATTTATTATTATAATACCTATGAAAATAATCAAATTAATGCAATAGACATGAATAAAGAAAACTTAGATGGAAATGAAATTAAAACATATAAATACAACAAAACTTTAAGTATTAATCATGTAAATTAA
- a CDS encoding ABC transporter permease codes for MKKFWSIFTFTYKETIRNKALIISTIITLIVMLGFFNMDKIVGLFNREGSKDLIMVSTEANNKFFDSNTLESLNDDDFKVVLSKDSEETNKVKKEIENGKSDYKALLEVSTGKEVSGKLYVNELPGDSLMKKVNTILNDTKFVFSMEKFNITPEEYANIMTPAQLDVVQTGNASHERMALVYALVFGIYIITLTFGSMVANSVIEEKSNRIMETLITMAKPMELFFGKVLGICAVGLTQIAVILGSGLIMLKTSGTSLEVLSSLNLNASIIFAFVAYFLLGYLTFSMLYAAVASLATSSQDVNSSMGAITLVFVGVFLLAMNCMFNIESTLAKVFSYIPFASPLIMFERIVLSKVTFMEILITTIINVGFIILVGFFSSKLYKKGTLHYGKKASLIKIIRGKE; via the coding sequence ATGAAAAAGTTTTGGAGTATTTTTACTTTTACCTATAAAGAGACTATTAGAAATAAAGCTCTTATAATATCAACAATAATTACTTTAATTGTAATGCTAGGATTCTTTAATATGGATAAAATAGTAGGGCTCTTTAATAGGGAAGGCTCTAAAGATTTAATAATGGTAAGCACAGAAGCTAATAATAAATTTTTTGACTCTAATACTTTAGAAAGTTTAAATGATGATGATTTTAAAGTTGTTTTAAGCAAAGATTCAGAAGAAACTAATAAGGTTAAAAAGGAAATAGAAAATGGAAAGTCAGATTATAAAGCTTTGCTTGAAGTTTCAACAGGTAAAGAGGTGTCAGGAAAATTATATGTTAATGAACTACCTGGAGATTCTTTAATGAAGAAAGTAAATACAATTTTAAATGACACTAAATTTGTATTTTCAATGGAGAAGTTTAATATAACACCAGAAGAGTATGCTAATATAATGACTCCAGCTCAGCTTGATGTGGTTCAAACAGGAAATGCTTCACATGAAAGAATGGCTTTAGTTTATGCTCTTGTTTTTGGAATTTATATAATAACTCTTACTTTTGGTTCTATGGTTGCTAATTCAGTTATAGAAGAAAAGAGTAATAGAATAATGGAAACCTTAATAACTATGGCTAAACCAATGGAACTTTTCTTTGGTAAGGTATTAGGAATTTGTGCTGTAGGGCTTACACAGATAGCAGTAATCCTAGGCTCTGGCTTAATAATGCTTAAAACTTCAGGTACAAGTTTAGAAGTTTTAAGTTCATTAAATTTAAATGCTAGTATAATATTTGCGTTTGTTGCCTATTTCCTTTTAGGATATTTAACATTCTCAATGCTTTATGCAGCAGTGGCTTCCTTAGCTACAAGTTCTCAAGATGTCAATTCATCAATGGGAGCAATTACCTTAGTCTTTGTTGGAGTCTTCTTACTTGCAATGAACTGTATGTTTAATATTGAATCAACCTTAGCTAAAGTATTTAGTTATATACCATTTGCTTCTCCTTTAATAATGTTTGAGAGAATAGTTTTATCAAAAGTTACTTTTATGGAAATTTTAATAACTACTATTATTAATGTTGGATTCATAATTTTAGTTGGATTCTTTAGTAGTAAATTATATAAAAAAGGAACTTTACATTATGGTAAAAAGGCTTCATTAATAAAAATTATAAGAGGTAAAGAATAA
- a CDS encoding ABC transporter ATP-binding protein codes for MRVEAQNISKTFGEVQALKDLSFVIEKGKALGLLGRNGAGKTTAIRILLGILPSDTGKVLVDNKKLSFDENAFGYLPEERGLYLKYTVKSQLMHFASLYGMKKKEALNSIEYWLEKFEISEYLNKKVETLSKGNKQKIQLIVAVMHDPEVIILDEPFSGLDPVNVELFKTVIRELLAKGKTLIFSSHRMADVEEFCDDIIMLKKGETMLQGNLDKIKEDYGIKGLVVEGEEKVQDFLKELGFEALEFKKGSYRVNLKDLEKGKELLRKITNTDLDIRGFYFERPSLNDIFIERLGD; via the coding sequence GTGAGAGTTGAGGCTCAAAATATAAGCAAAACCTTTGGAGAGGTACAAGCTTTAAAAGATTTAAGCTTTGTCATTGAAAAAGGAAAGGCTTTAGGGTTATTAGGAAGAAATGGAGCAGGAAAAACCACTGCAATAAGAATATTACTTGGAATATTACCAAGTGATACGGGAAAGGTTTTAGTGGATAATAAGAAGCTAAGCTTTGATGAAAATGCTTTTGGATATTTACCAGAGGAGAGAGGATTATATCTTAAATACACAGTTAAGAGTCAACTTATGCATTTTGCTTCTCTTTATGGAATGAAGAAAAAAGAGGCATTAAATAGCATAGAGTATTGGCTTGAAAAGTTTGAAATAAGTGAGTATCTAAATAAAAAGGTTGAAACTCTATCAAAAGGTAATAAACAAAAAATACAGTTAATAGTTGCAGTAATGCATGATCCAGAAGTTATAATTTTAGATGAGCCATTTAGTGGACTAGACCCTGTAAATGTGGAATTATTTAAAACTGTAATAAGAGAACTATTAGCTAAAGGCAAAACATTAATTTTTAGTAGTCACAGAATGGCTGATGTGGAAGAATTTTGTGATGATATAATAATGCTTAAAAAAGGAGAAACCATGCTTCAAGGAAATCTTGATAAGATTAAAGAAGATTATGGAATTAAAGGTCTTGTAGTTGAAGGAGAAGAAAAAGTACAAGATTTCTTAAAAGAATTAGGTTTTGAAGCTTTAGAATTTAAAAAGGGAAGTTATAGAGTAAATCTTAAAGATTTAGAAAAAGGAAAAGAACTTTTAAGAAAAATCACTAACACAGATTTAGATATAAGGGGATTTTATTTTGAAAGACCATCCTTAAATGATATTTTCATAGAAAGGTTAGGTGATTAG
- a CDS encoding permease prefix domain 1-containing protein translates to MREIDNYIDSLYKNIDGISKENKEIKETMRTHLIESVEELKLEGFSEKESIKIALERFGEINEIRGELKTVVERGVKPLLYTVGISLIILIAFFTHLIFMRFDYIKLIALIIIAVPMYIIIRGGVLIYYKVKGIKYNIDWKKELYKFLFANYFIFLVGWYIFPIEVGGSSNVNLQVDLIPFKSYIELMNRGITIGYLMKWIIIRLILFIPLGFYPAFLKGKFNNIAGCVLIASIVYFIVPILELILSFGLISVPIIYIGIDYWVISIIGVLLGYFLYNSIAKKHI, encoded by the coding sequence ATGAGAGAGATAGATAATTATATTGACTCTTTATATAAGAATATTGATGGAATTTCAAAAGAAAATAAAGAGATAAAGGAAACTATGAGAACTCATTTAATAGAATCTGTAGAAGAATTAAAATTAGAAGGATTTAGTGAAAAAGAGAGTATTAAGATTGCTTTAGAACGATTTGGAGAAATAAATGAAATTAGAGGAGAACTAAAAACTGTAGTGGAAAGAGGGGTAAAACCACTACTATATACAGTGGGAATTTCATTAATAATACTTATAGCCTTTTTTACTCATTTAATATTTATGAGATTTGATTATATAAAATTGATAGCTTTAATAATTATTGCTGTTCCAATGTATATAATAATTAGAGGTGGAGTTTTAATATATTATAAAGTAAAGGGTATAAAATATAATATAGATTGGAAAAAGGAATTATATAAATTTTTATTTGCTAATTATTTTATATTTCTAGTTGGGTGGTATATATTCCCTATAGAAGTTGGAGGAAGCTCAAATGTTAATCTTCAAGTAGACTTAATTCCTTTTAAAAGTTATATTGAATTAATGAATAGGGGAATAACTATAGGATATCTTATGAAATGGATAATTATTAGATTGATTTTATTTATACCTTTAGGATTTTATCCAGCATTTCTAAAAGGAAAATTTAATAATATAGCTGGTTGTGTACTAATAGCTTCTATAGTTTATTTTATAGTTCCTATATTAGAATTAATATTAAGTTTTGGATTAATTTCTGTACCAATAATTTATATTGGAATAGATTATTGGGTGATAAGTATAATTGGAGTTTTACTTGGTTATTTTTTATATAATTCAATAGCTAAAAAACATATTTAA
- a CDS encoding PadR family transcriptional regulator, protein MELNKEIIKGHVESIILSLLQGKDLYGYEISKLIRENSKEAFEVKDGTLYVVLKRLEKLGLVISYWGDCKSGGGRRKYFKITEDGVNYLKEKKSEWEFLKSIMNIFLGGE, encoded by the coding sequence TTGGAACTTAATAAAGAGATTATAAAAGGACATGTGGAAAGTATAATATTATCACTTTTACAAGGAAAAGATTTATATGGGTATGAGATTTCAAAATTAATTAGAGAAAACAGTAAAGAAGCCTTTGAGGTCAAGGATGGAACCTTATATGTTGTTTTAAAAAGGTTAGAAAAATTAGGACTTGTAATATCATACTGGGGTGATTGTAAAAGTGGTGGTGGAAGAAGGAAATATTTTAAAATTACAGAGGATGGAGTTAATTATCTAAAAGAAAAAAAGAGTGAATGGGAATTTCTAAAGAGTATTATGAATATTTTTTTGGGGGGAGAATAA
- a CDS encoding NADH:flavin oxidoreductase, with protein sequence MKTLFDKTNLGTINMKNRFLRGALWTALADEKGHMTNELSDVYEELARGGVGTIVTGYAFVTENEQPNPRMMGIYDDSFIPEYKEFTDKIHRLGSNIIMQIVYGGFMTEFNVGERVIWGPSTTKNEVTGTLSREMTKEDIKYLVNAYAEAALRVKKSGFDGVEIHGGHGYLVSQFLSPYYNKRTDEYGGSIENRGRFVFEIFKAIREKVGEKFPILIKLNSSDYVKEGGLTIEDSLYVAERLAELGIDAIEVTGGNESIEEVMKNNLGPSRTKVAISKDRESYFKEYAIKLAERINKPVILSGGNRHFDVMEELLNDTNIEYFSLSRPLTAEPDLINKWYSGDLKKPKCKSCNQCYKTYGKRCIFNIK encoded by the coding sequence ATGAAAACATTATTTGATAAAACTAACTTAGGAACAATTAACATGAAAAATAGATTTTTAAGAGGAGCATTATGGACAGCTTTAGCTGATGAGAAAGGTCATATGACAAATGAATTATCAGACGTATATGAAGAATTGGCTAGAGGTGGAGTAGGGACAATAGTAACAGGATATGCTTTTGTAACCGAGAATGAACAGCCAAATCCAAGAATGATGGGAATATATGATGATTCTTTTATACCAGAATATAAGGAATTTACAGATAAAATTCATAGACTTGGATCTAATATAATAATGCAAATAGTATACGGTGGATTTATGACTGAATTTAATGTAGGAGAAAGAGTTATATGGGGACCTTCTACTACTAAAAATGAAGTTACAGGAACTTTATCAAGAGAAATGACTAAGGAAGATATAAAGTATTTAGTTAATGCATATGCAGAAGCAGCTTTAAGAGTTAAAAAATCAGGATTTGATGGAGTTGAGATACATGGAGGACATGGATATTTAGTAAGTCAATTCTTATCTCCTTATTATAATAAAAGAACAGATGAGTATGGAGGAAGTATAGAAAATAGGGGAAGATTTGTTTTTGAAATATTTAAAGCAATAAGAGAAAAAGTTGGAGAAAAATTCCCAATATTAATAAAATTAAATTCTTCAGACTATGTAAAAGAAGGTGGATTAACTATAGAGGATAGTCTATATGTAGCTGAAAGATTAGCTGAATTAGGAATTGATGCTATTGAGGTTACTGGAGGAAATGAATCCATAGAAGAAGTTATGAAAAATAACTTAGGACCATCAAGAACTAAAGTTGCTATTTCAAAGGATAGAGAATCTTATTTTAAAGAATATGCTATAAAGCTAGCTGAAAGAATAAACAAACCTGTAATTTTATCAGGTGGTAATAGACACTTTGATGTTATGGAAGAGTTATTAAATGATACAAATATAGAATATTTTTCACTTTCAAGACCTTTAACAGCAGAGCCAGACTTAATAAATAAATGGTATTCAGGAGATTTAAAGAAACCTAAGTGTAAGTCATGTAATCAATGCTATAAAACTTATGGAAAGAGATGTATTTTCAATATTAAATAA
- a CDS encoding winged helix-turn-helix transcriptional regulator, with the protein MLKYKDKNYVCLLDLAMELIRGKWKAVILCHLNKGKKRFLELQRITCGISHKVLTEKLKELEEDELVKKIVYDENPPRVEYYLSEKGKELAPVLECLEDWSRKYFGNLETPSK; encoded by the coding sequence TTGTTGAAATATAAAGATAAAAACTATGTTTGCCTATTAGATTTAGCAATGGAACTTATACGCGGAAAATGGAAGGCAGTTATTTTGTGTCACTTAAATAAAGGGAAAAAAAGGTTTCTTGAACTTCAGAGAATTACATGTGGAATAAGTCATAAAGTATTAACTGAAAAACTTAAGGAATTAGAGGAAGATGAACTTGTTAAAAAGATAGTTTACGATGAGAATCCTCCAAGAGTTGAATATTATCTAAGTGAAAAAGGAAAAGAGCTTGCACCCGTCTTAGAATGTTTGGAAGATTGGTCTAGAAAATACTTTGGAAACTTAGAAACTCCTTCAAAGTAA
- the aroQ gene encoding type II 3-dehydroquinate dehydratase, translating into MKIMVINGPNLNLLGIREKEIYGAKDFNQVIDYIKEEGKELGLEVNCFHSNIEGEIINFIHNAYFEKYDGIIINPGAYTHYSIAIYDALKGVEIPTVEVHLSNIHKREEFRHKSVTAPACIGQISGFGEYGYIMAMNALKNKIK; encoded by the coding sequence ATGAAAATAATGGTTATAAATGGACCTAATTTAAATCTTTTGGGGATTAGAGAAAAAGAAATCTATGGTGCTAAAGATTTTAATCAGGTCATTGATTATATAAAAGAAGAAGGAAAAGAATTAGGGTTAGAGGTAAATTGCTTCCATAGCAATATAGAGGGAGAAATAATTAATTTTATTCATAATGCATACTTTGAAAAGTATGATGGGATAATTATAAATCCTGGAGCATACACACATTATAGCATAGCTATTTATGATGCTTTAAAAGGAGTTGAAATACCAACTGTTGAGGTGCATTTAAGCAATATTCACAAAAGAGAAGAGTTTAGACATAAATCAGTTACAGCCCCAGCTTGTATTGGGCAGATAAGTGGATTTGGTGAATATGGGTATATTATGGCAATGAATGCATTAAAAAATAAGATTAAATAA
- a CDS encoding shikimate kinase, which produces MKKRGVLLIGMPGAGKTTIGRELSTVLKMNFLDMDEFIERSTGKEIKELFAQGEEVFRDLESKSCELLSTLKNVVISSGGGIVTREENMGNFKEFITVFINRPLDLIMEDIDTEGRPLLWDGKERLTNLYRDRIDLYKKHSDIEIINDGTTKEAIREIVKAISDFGLQEKE; this is translated from the coding sequence ATGAAAAAAAGAGGAGTACTTTTAATTGGAATGCCTGGAGCAGGAAAAACAACCATAGGAAGAGAGCTTTCAACGGTATTAAAGATGAATTTTTTAGACATGGATGAATTCATAGAAAGAAGTACAGGAAAAGAAATAAAAGAACTTTTTGCTCAGGGAGAAGAGGTTTTTAGAGATTTAGAAAGTAAAAGTTGTGAACTTTTATCAACCTTAAAAAATGTGGTTATATCTTCTGGTGGTGGAATAGTTACAAGAGAAGAAAATATGGGGAATTTTAAGGAGTTTATAACTGTTTTTATAAACAGGCCTTTAGATTTAATTATGGAAGATATAGACACAGAAGGAAGACCTCTTTTGTGGGATGGTAAAGAAAGACTTACTAATTTATATAGAGATAGAATTGATTTATATAAAAAGCATAGTGATATAGAAATTATAAATGATGGTACTACTAAAGAGGCTATTAGAGAAATAGTTAAAGCTATTTCTGATTTTGGTTTACAAGAGAAAGAATAG
- the aroE gene encoding shikimate dehydrogenase: MKLFGLIGEKLGHSLSPEIHNKVFKDNNIDGLYNLFSVKKDFENNIVESLKCLGVKGANVTIPYKEKVMDQLDIISHEAKAIGAVNTILIKDGKSYGYNTDYYGFGKMLERAKVNIEGNSFFVLGAGGAARSILKYLEDSKAKKIVLVSRDKDKAFKKFEDFNINFMSYGDLEEINEEFALINTTPCGMYPNINSVAVSEKVIKKFKVAVDIVYNPLETKFLKMAKDNGLKTVDGLFMLVGQGVKAEEIWNGIKVDKSTEEDIYEELKCRF; encoded by the coding sequence TTGAAGTTATTTGGATTAATAGGTGAGAAGTTAGGACATAGTTTATCTCCAGAGATACATAATAAAGTTTTTAAAGATAATAATATAGATGGATTATATAATCTTTTTTCTGTAAAAAAAGATTTTGAAAATAATATTGTAGAAAGTCTAAAATGCTTAGGAGTAAAGGGAGCCAATGTTACAATACCATATAAAGAGAAGGTTATGGATCAGCTAGATATTATTTCACATGAGGCCAAAGCTATAGGAGCAGTAAATACTATTTTAATAAAAGATGGAAAATCCTATGGTTATAACACTGATTATTATGGATTTGGTAAGATGCTAGAAAGAGCAAAGGTTAATATTGAAGGAAATAGCTTTTTTGTTTTAGGAGCAGGAGGGGCTGCTAGAAGTATTTTAAAATATTTAGAGGACAGCAAAGCTAAAAAAATAGTTTTGGTTTCTAGGGACAAAGATAAAGCTTTTAAAAAATTTGAAGATTTCAATATTAATTTTATGAGTTATGGTGATCTTGAAGAAATTAATGAAGAGTTTGCTTTAATCAATACAACTCCCTGTGGAATGTATCCTAATATAAATTCAGTAGCTGTTTCAGAAAAGGTAATTAAAAAGTTTAAGGTTGCTGTGGATATAGTCTATAATCCTTTGGAAACTAAGTTTTTAAAAATGGCTAAGGATAATGGTCTTAAAACAGTGGATGGATTATTTATGTTAGTTGGACAAGGGGTTAAAGCTGAAGAGATTTGGAATGGAATAAAAGTAGATAAGTCTACAGAAGAAGATATATATGAAGAATTGAAATGTAGATTTTAA
- a CDS encoding chorismate mutase — MSDKLAQCRKEIDRIDGELMKLFEERMNVVLDVARYKKENNMEIFHKDRENQVIEKNLSRVKNKELLPYAEEMLHALMDISKEYQQYKIGMRENFIK; from the coding sequence TTGAGTGACAAGTTAGCTCAATGTAGGAAAGAAATTGATAGAATAGATGGGGAACTTATGAAACTTTTTGAAGAAAGAATGAATGTTGTTTTGGATGTTGCAAGATACAAAAAAGAAAATAATATGGAAATTTTTCATAAAGATAGAGAAAATCAAGTTATAGAGAAAAATCTAAGTCGAGTAAAAAATAAAGAACTTTTACCTTATGCAGAGGAGATGCTTCATGCATTAATGGATATAAGTAAAGAATATCAACAATATAAAATAGGGATGAGAGAAAATTTCATTAAGTAA